From Triticum urartu cultivar G1812 chromosome 2, Tu2.1, whole genome shotgun sequence, a single genomic window includes:
- the LOC125538737 gene encoding SWI/SNF complex subunit SWI3A homolog yields MSPAAAGAASSGEAPPSRQPYTIPASSGWFRWDDIHETERQALPDFFGGAGGTGFGTASRNPRIYREYRDYIINKYREDPARRLTFTEVRKALVGDATLLRKLFGFLDASGLINFSATSSRPAAQQPGPGAVVEAPLGLQVTPRPPASYFVEERLGGVTGDGPLRLPQLTSYTDVFGEWTPGKGPICGFCGDECKDGKVETLKDGFKVCSTCCKTNSAKKEEANKCSIVKKESSDNHASSAWTDAETLLLLEGVLKHGDDWDLITQHVRTKNKTECIARLIQLPFGEHMLGNINNGKSDSRFHTNQTTDGKTNHFIVKEASSQSADMVDGMQIDGEEDGADKLVEDHPSKRRRLCSSIDVTSSLMEQLALLTTAVSPDVVAAAAAASIKALGNENPQAKKAFHLSEKEYQVKSFSSNHVQESDCNVGNKEAEMHGQTVPDKKTEKNFISTAYQVRAAVGTAVGAAAARAKMLVDQEEREMELLMASIIETQLRKIQYKIKHFEELELIMDQEYTTIQQIKESLMKEWQTVLERAFQTGAPLQRDEVLTRLFLDRSTP; encoded by the exons atgtCGCCGGCGGCGGCCGGCGCCGCCTCCTCCGGCGAGGCGCCGCCGTCGCGCCAGCCCTACACCATCCCCGCCTCGTCCG GTTGGTTCCGCTGGGACGACATCCACGAGACGGAGCGCCAGGCGCTCCCGGACTTCTTCGGCGGCGCCGGCGGCACCGGCTTCGGGACGGCGTCGCGGAACCCCCGGATCTACCGCGAGTACCGCGACTACATCATCAATAAGTACCGGGAGGACCCCGCCCGCCGCCTCACCTTCACCGAGGTCCGCAAGGCGCTCGTCGGCGACGCCACGCTCCTCCGGAAGCTATTTGGCTTCCTAGACGCCTCCGGCCTCATCAACttctccgccacctcctcccgcCCCGCGGCGCAGCAGCCTGGGCCGGGCGCCGTCGTAGAGGCGCCCCTGGGGTTGCAGGTGACGCCACGCCCGCCGGCGTCCTACTTCGTGGAAGAGAGATTGGGAGGAGTGACCGGGGACGGCCCGCTCCGCCTCCCTCAGCTGACCTCGTACACCGATGTGTTCGGGGAGTGGACGCCTGGGAAGGGGCCTATATGTGGCTTCTGCGGCGACGAGTGCAAGGACGGCAAGGTGGAAACCTTGAAG GATGGTTTTAAAGTATGTTCAACGTGTTGCAAAACCAATAGTGCAAAGAAGGAGGAAGCAAATAAATGCTCTATTGTTAAAAAGGAGAGCTCTGACAACCATGCTTCCAGTGCATGGACAGATGCAGAGACGCTACTCCTTTTAGAAGGTGTCCTAAAACATGGAGATGACTGGGATCTTATTACCCAGCATGTCCGCACAAAGAATAAAACAGAGTGCATTGCTAGGCTTATTCAGTTGCCTTTTGGTGAACATATGCTGGGCAACATAAATAATGGTAAATCTGATAGTAGGTTCCATACAAACCAAACTACTGATGGCAAAACGAACCACTTTATTGTGAAGGAGGCATCAAGTCAGTCGGCCGATATGGTTGATGGCATGCAGATTGATGGGGAGGAAGATGGTGCTGATAAATTAGTTGAAGACCATCCTTCAAAGCGTCGGCGTTTATGTTCTTCAATAGATGTCACCAGTTCATTAATGGAGCAG TTAGCACTGCTGACTACCGCGGTGAGCCCAGATGTTGTGGCTGCAGCTGCAGCCGCATCAATTAAAGCATTGGGTAATGAAAATCCCCAAGCAAAGAAGGCATTTCATCTCAGCGAGAAAGAATACCAAGTCAAATCATTCTCTTCTAACCATGTCCAAGAGAG TGATTGCAATGTTGGCAATAAGGAAGCAGAAATGCATGGACAGACTGTTCCTG AtaagaaaacagaaaaaaacTTTATTTCTACCGCATATCAAGTGAGGGCAGCTGTTGGAACAGCTGTTGGTGCAGCTGCTGCCCGCGCGAAGATGCTTGTGGACCAGGAAGAGCGAGAGATGGAGCTTCTAATGGCGTCCATAATTGAAACTCAG CTAAGAAAGATCCAATACAAGATCAAACACTTTGAGGAGCTAGAGTTGATCATGGATCAGGAGTACACCACCATACAACAAATAAAGGAGTCCCTGATGAAGGAATGGCAAACGGTCCTGGAGCGAGCATTTCAGACTGGAGCACCGCTTCAGAGGGACGAAGTGCTCACAAGGCTGTTCCTGGACAGGTCTACTCCATAG
- the LOC125538738 gene encoding surfeit locus protein 2 isoform X2, giving the protein MAKKGKAAAAAASASDSGASSPQGSVEGGGEKEGSFLLGQPTWEDAGGGRWRCAETGHELPEREKDAYARSRACRLALIDHGVAHKKPPLNAFKPHPEHKSKLICNITGDTINKSEEHIWKHVNGKRFLNKLEKLEEKMASGETGKVEGEQSNEVAKKSKSTKKKDKKKEKKEKKKAAVVNPSLPREPEPEIDDSDDSEFWVPPVGSRWDDDDGKDRWESSPGKDDIAEDEGASDDEDDDEMADKDDELSEELASRTKRLSVEAVGPSSFATRKKKPRKDE; this is encoded by the exons ATGGCGAAAAAGGGcaaggccgccgccgccgccgcttcaGCGTCCGACTCGGGGGCGTCGAGCCCCCAGGGCTCCGTCGAGGGCGGCGGGGAGAAGGAGGGCAGCTTCCTGCTAGGCCAGCCGACCTGGGAGGACGccggcggcgggcggtggcggtGCGCGGAGACGGGGCACGAGCTGCCGGAGCGGGAGAAGGACGCCTACGCGCGGTCCCGCGCCTGCCGCCTCGCGCTCATCGACCACGGCGTCGCGCACAAGAAGCCGCCGCTCAACGCCTTCAAGCCCCACCCCGAGCACAA GTCCAAGCTCATATGCAACATTACCGGGGACACCATAAACAAGTCGGAGGAGCACATCTGGAAGCATGTAAATGGGAAGAGGTTCCTGAATAAACTAG AAAAGCTAGAGGAAAAGATGGCATCAGGCGAGACAGGCAAAGTAGAAGGTGAACAGTCAAATGAAGTCGCAAAGAAATCGAAGTCTACcaagaagaaggacaagaagaaggagaagaaggagaagaagaaagctGCTGTTGTCAACCCTTCTTTGCCACGAGAACCTGAACCAGAAATTGATGATTCAGATGATTCGGAATTTTGGGTGCCTCCTGTTGGAAGTCGTTGGGATGATGATGACGGGAAAGACCGATGGGAGTCCTCTCCGGGGAAGGATGATATAGCAGAGGATGAAGGTGCATCCG ATGATGAGGATGACGACGAAATGGCTGACAAGGATGATGAATTGTCGGAGGAACTGGCTTCAAG GACAAAGCGATTGTCAGTGGAAGCTGTTGGACCAAGTAGTTTCGCAACAAGGAAGAAAAAGCCCCGAAAGGATGAGTAG
- the LOC125538738 gene encoding surfeit locus protein 2 isoform X1 yields the protein MAKKGKAAAAAASASDSGASSPQGSVEGGGEKEGSFLLGQPTWEDAGGGRWRCAETGHELPEREKDAYARSRACRLALIDHGVAHKKPPLNAFKPHPEHKSKLICNITGDTINKSEEHIWKHVNGKRFLNKLEKLEEKMASGETGKVEGEQSNEVAKKSKSTKKKDKKKEKKEKKKAAVVNPSLPREPEPEIDDSDDSEFWVPPVGSRWDDDDGKDRWESSPGKDDIAEDEGASDDEDDDEMADKDDELSEELASSRTKRLSVEAVGPSSFATRKKKPRKDE from the exons ATGGCGAAAAAGGGcaaggccgccgccgccgccgcttcaGCGTCCGACTCGGGGGCGTCGAGCCCCCAGGGCTCCGTCGAGGGCGGCGGGGAGAAGGAGGGCAGCTTCCTGCTAGGCCAGCCGACCTGGGAGGACGccggcggcgggcggtggcggtGCGCGGAGACGGGGCACGAGCTGCCGGAGCGGGAGAAGGACGCCTACGCGCGGTCCCGCGCCTGCCGCCTCGCGCTCATCGACCACGGCGTCGCGCACAAGAAGCCGCCGCTCAACGCCTTCAAGCCCCACCCCGAGCACAA GTCCAAGCTCATATGCAACATTACCGGGGACACCATAAACAAGTCGGAGGAGCACATCTGGAAGCATGTAAATGGGAAGAGGTTCCTGAATAAACTAG AAAAGCTAGAGGAAAAGATGGCATCAGGCGAGACAGGCAAAGTAGAAGGTGAACAGTCAAATGAAGTCGCAAAGAAATCGAAGTCTACcaagaagaaggacaagaagaaggagaagaaggagaagaagaaagctGCTGTTGTCAACCCTTCTTTGCCACGAGAACCTGAACCAGAAATTGATGATTCAGATGATTCGGAATTTTGGGTGCCTCCTGTTGGAAGTCGTTGGGATGATGATGACGGGAAAGACCGATGGGAGTCCTCTCCGGGGAAGGATGATATAGCAGAGGATGAAGGTGCATCCG ATGATGAGGATGACGACGAAATGGCTGACAAGGATGATGAATTGTCGGAGGAACTGGCTTCAAG CAGGACAAAGCGATTGTCAGTGGAAGCTGTTGGACCAAGTAGTTTCGCAACAAGGAAGAAAAAGCCCCGAAAGGATGAGTAG